One genomic segment of Hevea brasiliensis isolate MT/VB/25A 57/8 chromosome 3, ASM3005281v1, whole genome shotgun sequence includes these proteins:
- the LOC110645970 gene encoding uncharacterized protein At3g28850-like produces the protein MGCVSSKLFRKQLHQDIILNNGGRDSVNHVVSLTSTTYGALKLDINEKRQEDQEQEQGQKEDLIKEIVAESKKMQQRSPPREEPEIINAWELMEDLEDGGLPVSNHPKKSPKSRALLRGFADVDVRSPLKFLNQIGSPRKAKTFGGKENKLKKMSEFSPRPVLKANNSLGKASKAVLRLSYPVKSSPVRTKTENAGWDDFALSSFSSSRKSSSSPLFDPELVASYERELSKDEGQIKKTITISLTPRPQKSMNARELESILHSFEQKCPPGGDNAVVIYTTTLRGIRKTFEECNTVRSIIESYHIHMLERDISMDSGFKEEIRRLMGTKEVKVPLVFVKGRLIGGADQVVKLEEEGKLGILFDGIPRGLAGGCQGCAGFRFVMCMECNGSCKVLDEQQKKMVKCGECNENGLIHCPICC, from the coding sequence ATGGGCTGTGTTTCTTCCAAACTCTTTAGGAAACAACTCCATCAAGACATCATCCTCAACAATGGCGGCAGAGACTCTGTTAACCATGTTGTCTCTCTCACTTCTACAACCTACGGTGCTCTCAAGCTTGACATCAATGAAAAAAGACAAGAAGATCAAGAACAAGAACAAGGACAAAAAGAAGATCTCATCAAGGAGATAGTGGCGGAGAGTAAGAAAATGCAGCAGAGATCACCTCCTCGAGAAGAACCAGAAATTATTAATGCTTGGGAGCTCATGGAGGATCTTGAAGATGGAGGATTACCCGTTTCGAATCATCCCAAAAAAAGCCCCAAATCGAGAGCTTTGCTTCGTGGGTTTGCAGATGTGGATGTTAGGAGCCCTTTGAAGTTCTTGAATCAGATTGGATCTCCAAGGAAAGCCAAGACATTTGGTGGGAAAGAAAATAAGTTAAAGAAAATGTCAGAGTTTAGCCCGAGGCCAGTTTTGAAAGCCAACAATTCTTTAGGCAAAGCAAGCAAGGCAGTGCTAAGATTGAGTTATCCAGTGAAAAGTTCTCCGGTCAGGACTAAAACAGAGAATGCTGGTTGGGATGATTTTGcgctttcttctttttcttcttcgagGAAGAGTAGTTCTAGTCCTTTATTTGATCCAGAGCTTGTCGCATCATACGAAAGAGAGTTGTCTAAAGACGAAGGCCAAATCAAGAAAACCATTACCATTTCTCTAACACCCAGGCCTCAAAAATCAATGAATGCACGAGAATTGGAGTCTATTCTCCATTCTTTTGAACAAAAATGCCCACCAGGTGGGGATAATGCGGTTGTGATCTACACTACTACATTGCGAGGAATCAGAAAAACCTTCGAGGAATGTAATACTGTAAGGTCGATTATTGAGTCATACCACATTCATATGCTTGAAAGGGATATTTCAATGGATTCAGGCTTCAAGGAGGAGATAAGACGGCTAATGGGTACAAAGGAAGTGAAAGTTCCACTAGTGTTTGTTAAAGGGAGGTTGATTGGAGGTGCTGATCAAGTGGTGAAGTTGGAGGAAGAAGGCAAATTGGGGATTTTGTTTGATGGGATTCCAAGGGGGCTAGCCGGAGGGTGCCAAGGGTGTGCAGGGTTCAGGTTTGTGATGTGCATGGAGTGTAATGGAAGCTGCAAGGTGTTGGATGAGCAGCAGAAGAAAATGGTAAAATGTGGGGAGTGCAATGAAAATGGGTTAATACATTGCCCTATTTGTTGCTAA
- the LOC110645976 gene encoding F-box/kelch-repeat protein At1g57790 isoform X1, with the protein MAGRKRRKLNSLAVAAMDNTRVTTKNMREKLELQTWSDLPTELLELIFCHVTLEDNVRASLVCKSWHTAAISVRVVKQSPWLMYFPKYGNLYEFYDPAQRKTHSLELPELYGSRVCYTKDGWLLLYRPRTHRVFFFNPFTKEVIKLPRFELTYQIVAFSSSPTSTSCIVFTVKHISPTVVAISTCHPGATEWVTVNYQNRLPFVSSIWNKIVFCSGLFYCLSLTGWLGVFNPVERTWNVLVVPPPKCPENFFAKNWWKGKFMSEHNGDILVIYTCCSENPIIFKLNQSNMMWEEMKTLDGVTLFASFLSSHSRADLPGIMRNSIYFSKVRFFGKRCISYSLDDCRYYPRKQCHDWGEQDPFENIWIEPPENLSTFL; encoded by the exons ATGGCTGGGAGGAAGAGAAGAAAGTTGAATTC GTTGGCTGTGGCTGCCATGGATAATACGAGGGTGACAACCAAGAATATGAGAGAGAAATTGGAATTGCAAACTTGGTCTGACCTTCCTACAGAACTTCTGGAACTGATCTTTTGCCATGTAACTCTAGAAGACAACGTTCGTGCCTCTCTTGTTTGCAAGAGTTGGCATACAGCTGCCATTTCTGTCAGAGTGGTAAAACAATCACCCTGGCTGATGTATTTTCCAAAATATGGGAATTTGTATGAGTTCTATGACCCAGCACAGCGCAAGACCCATTCCCTTGAGTTACCAGAATTGTATGGGTCAAGAGTTTGTTACACTAAAGATGGTTGGTTGTTGTTGTACAGACCCAGAACCCACCGTGTTTTCTTCTTTAACCCATTTACTAAGGAAGTGATCAAACTGCCAAGATTTGAATTGACTTATCAGATAGTTGCTTTCTCGTCTTCTCCAACATCTACCAGCTGCATTGTTTTTACAGTTAAGCACATCAGTCCCACAGTTGTTGCTATCAGCACTTGTCATCCTGGGGCAACTGAATGGGTTACTGTTAATTATCAAAATCGCTTGCCTTTTGTTAGTAGTATTTGGAACAAGATTGTTTTCTGCAGTGGACTTTTTTACTGCCTAAGTCTCACTGGCTGGCTAGGTGTTTTCAACCCAGTGGAACGTACTTGGAATGTTCTTGTTGTGCCCCCGCCTAAATGCCCAGAGAATTTTTTTGCTAAAAATTGGTGGAAAGGAAAATTTATGTCAGAGCACAATGGAGACATTTTAGTTATTTATACATGTTGTAGTGAAAACCCAATTATATTTAAGTTGAATCAGTCAAATATGATGTGGGAAGAGATGAAGACCCTTGATGGTGTGACACTGTTTGCCAGTTTCTTATCATCTCATTCAAGAGCTGACCTCCCTGGAATAATGAGAAACAGTATCTACTTTTCTAAAGTTCGGTTTTTTGGAAAGCGTTGCATATCATACTCTCTTGATGACTGTAGATACTATCCTCGCAAGCAGTGTCATGACTGGGGAGAGCAAGATCCTTTTGAGAATATCTGGATTGAACCACCTGAGAACCTCTCAACCTTTCTATGA
- the LOC110645976 gene encoding F-box/kelch-repeat protein At1g57790 isoform X2 → MDNTRVTTKNMREKLELQTWSDLPTELLELIFCHVTLEDNVRASLVCKSWHTAAISVRVVKQSPWLMYFPKYGNLYEFYDPAQRKTHSLELPELYGSRVCYTKDGWLLLYRPRTHRVFFFNPFTKEVIKLPRFELTYQIVAFSSSPTSTSCIVFTVKHISPTVVAISTCHPGATEWVTVNYQNRLPFVSSIWNKIVFCSGLFYCLSLTGWLGVFNPVERTWNVLVVPPPKCPENFFAKNWWKGKFMSEHNGDILVIYTCCSENPIIFKLNQSNMMWEEMKTLDGVTLFASFLSSHSRADLPGIMRNSIYFSKVRFFGKRCISYSLDDCRYYPRKQCHDWGEQDPFENIWIEPPENLSTFL, encoded by the coding sequence ATGGATAATACGAGGGTGACAACCAAGAATATGAGAGAGAAATTGGAATTGCAAACTTGGTCTGACCTTCCTACAGAACTTCTGGAACTGATCTTTTGCCATGTAACTCTAGAAGACAACGTTCGTGCCTCTCTTGTTTGCAAGAGTTGGCATACAGCTGCCATTTCTGTCAGAGTGGTAAAACAATCACCCTGGCTGATGTATTTTCCAAAATATGGGAATTTGTATGAGTTCTATGACCCAGCACAGCGCAAGACCCATTCCCTTGAGTTACCAGAATTGTATGGGTCAAGAGTTTGTTACACTAAAGATGGTTGGTTGTTGTTGTACAGACCCAGAACCCACCGTGTTTTCTTCTTTAACCCATTTACTAAGGAAGTGATCAAACTGCCAAGATTTGAATTGACTTATCAGATAGTTGCTTTCTCGTCTTCTCCAACATCTACCAGCTGCATTGTTTTTACAGTTAAGCACATCAGTCCCACAGTTGTTGCTATCAGCACTTGTCATCCTGGGGCAACTGAATGGGTTACTGTTAATTATCAAAATCGCTTGCCTTTTGTTAGTAGTATTTGGAACAAGATTGTTTTCTGCAGTGGACTTTTTTACTGCCTAAGTCTCACTGGCTGGCTAGGTGTTTTCAACCCAGTGGAACGTACTTGGAATGTTCTTGTTGTGCCCCCGCCTAAATGCCCAGAGAATTTTTTTGCTAAAAATTGGTGGAAAGGAAAATTTATGTCAGAGCACAATGGAGACATTTTAGTTATTTATACATGTTGTAGTGAAAACCCAATTATATTTAAGTTGAATCAGTCAAATATGATGTGGGAAGAGATGAAGACCCTTGATGGTGTGACACTGTTTGCCAGTTTCTTATCATCTCATTCAAGAGCTGACCTCCCTGGAATAATGAGAAACAGTATCTACTTTTCTAAAGTTCGGTTTTTTGGAAAGCGTTGCATATCATACTCTCTTGATGACTGTAGATACTATCCTCGCAAGCAGTGTCATGACTGGGGAGAGCAAGATCCTTTTGAGAATATCTGGATTGAACCACCTGAGAACCTCTCAACCTTTCTATGA